In Zonotrichia albicollis isolate bZonAlb1 chromosome 3, bZonAlb1.hap1, whole genome shotgun sequence, a single window of DNA contains:
- the LOC141728562 gene encoding uncharacterized protein LOC141728562 has product MRPSLLLVLLAIISPAISWLVPQPKANVWTTLARALGQDHICLSTATASDPLSTCLVGVPFKSSEFPNEMWSALNEVNLLAPSPGRYPADNPLLFWQEWARKLPVSKREPQEFHLLGSMNATFCIHFKFNSRLPYHEAKPNTYPNPSNPLYTDKNWCENSVLVMHSSGGDYKPRELPKGVFLICGDRAWAGLPPRLLGGPCTFGKLSLLTPNRTNLIHWQTKNNTHTLAIKKRDLRQLDPDCNSEIVHWSRLKATAITVFLPWISAAKTMGELGRLECWVAKQANLTSTALSDLLSDEEITRQATIQNRAAIDYLLLLHNHRCEEFEGLCCLDLSSKAENVHATIDKMKTMVNDIKRETDDWLSGLFNGWGLSGWLGSILKTVILVLFILVVVIVVFSIVFGVIRRMVLKLISSSSPPPEVYHLEALSAPVDDLEASVENTDPPVEEEPIYQPWFGNHSAP; this is encoded by the coding sequence atgagaccgagcctgcttctcgtcctacttgCGATCATTTCTCCAGCGATCTCCTGGTTAGTCCCTCAGCCCAAAGCAAATGTATGGACCACTCTGGCCAGAGCTCTTGGACAAGATCACATTTGCCTCTCCACCGCGACAGCCTCGGACCCCCTGTCAACTTGCCTGGTGGGAGTTCCTTTTAAATCCTCAGAATTCCCGAATGAAATGTGGAGTGCTTTAAATGAAGTTAACTTACTCGCACCTTCCCCTGGCCGTTACCCTGCTGACAATCCTTTGCTGTTTTGGCAGGAGTGGGCGAGAAAGTTACCAGTGTCAAAAAGAGAGCCACAAGAGTTCCATCTCTTAGGCTCCATGAATGCAACCTTTTGCATTCACTTTAAATTCAATTCCCGCTTACCATATCATGAAGCTAAACCAAACACCTATCCTAACCCTAGCAACCCACTCTACACAGACAAGAACTGGTGTGAAAATTCAGTCCTAGTTATGCACTCATCTGGTGGTGATTACAAGCCTCGTGAACTCCCAAAAGGTGTGTTTTTAATATGTGGAGACAGAGCATGGGCAGGTCTCCCTCCTCGTCTGCTCGGAGGTCCGTGTACATTTGGCAAGCTGAGCCTGTTAACACCAAATCGAACAAACCTAATACATTGGCAAACTAAAAACAACACACATACATTGGCTATCAAAAAAAGAGACCTAAGGCAATTAGACCCTGACTGTAATTCAGAAATTGTTCACTGGTCCAGACTAAAGGCCACTGCAATTACAGTCTTTCTGCCGTGGATCTCGGCAGCAAAAACTATGGGAGAATTAGGCCGATTGGAATGTTGGGTTGCAAAACAGGCAAACCTCACTTCTACTGCCCTGAGTGACCTCTTATCAGATGAGGAAATTACCAGGCAAGCCACCATTCAAAATAGGGCAGCCATAGACtatctgctccttctgcacaaccatcgctgtgaagaatttgaaggaCTCTGCTGTCTCGACTTGTCATCGAAGGCAGAGAATGTCCATGCCACAATTGACAAGATGAAAACTATGGTGAACGACATCAAGAGAGAAACTGACGATTGGCTgagtggacttttcaatggctggggactctcgggctggttgggatctattctgaaaactgtaattttagtgctgtttattttagttgtagttattgtagtttttagcattgtttttggagtaatcagacgcatggttctcaagttaatctcaagctcatctccccctcctgaggtctaccatttagaagccctcagtgctccagtagatgacctggaagcctcagtggaaaacactgaccctcctgtagaagaagaaccgatttaccaaccatggtttggcaatcattctgcaccataa